The sequence below is a genomic window from Sulfuracidifex metallicus DSM 6482 = JCM 9184.
GATGAAGGAAAAGTAGACGATTTTGACATTGAAGTAATCAAGATATTGCTTGATCTTGAAGAAACACAGTTTAAGGAACTAAAAGATTCCACATATGATAAGGCAATAAAATTGAATCATTTAGTTATCTTGCTAGTTAATAGTGGTCCTACAATGACTCAACAAAAATGGATAAAAGTTGCTAAAATATTGCAAGATAAGTTAAGAGTAAAGGTGAGAGTTTTAGAAAAGACCAATAGTATAAAGAACAGTGCAATGCAACTTCTGTCTCCAGCTAGAGTTCTAGGAGTAAATACAGTTTGGTTGCCCGATGGTTCAGTTCAGTATGTGATAAGGGTATCTAAAACCGAAAGAAGAATGCTCCCAGCAGAGGCTGGGTTACTAGAATCGGCACTTTCAAAAATCCACTCTACAGCTGTGCGAATAAGGGTAGAATAAAAAATGTACAGAACCCACTTCGTTAGAGATATAACACCAGATCTAGATAACCAAGAAGTAGGACTTGCAGGTTGGGTTTTAAACGTAAGGGATCTTGGAGGAAAGAAGTTCATACTTTTAAGGGACAAGACTGGTATTGGACAAGTTGTACTCTCGAAGGACTCTCCATCCTTTGGTTTAGCTAATGAACTAACTCAAGAATCCGTAATTAGCGTAAAAGGAAGAGTTAAAGCTGATAAAAGGGCTCCAAAAGGAGTGGAAATACATGCCTCCGAAGTAATTCTTATAAGCAAAGCTAAGACCCCTCTGCCTTTAGATGTTACAGGTAAAGTGAAGGCAGATATAGACACTAGGTTAAGGGAAAGGTTATTGGATCTAAGAAGAGAAGAGATGCAAGCTGTCATCAAAATTCAGTCTACCGCAGTTAGGGCATTTAGAGAAGCCTTATACAAAAAGGGATTTTATGAGATATTTACACCTAAGCTAATAGCTACTGGAACTGAAGGTGGGGCTCAACTTTTCACAGTTATATACTTTGGCAAAGAGGCGTTCCTTGCCCAAAGTCCTCAGCTGTATAAAGAGCTTATGGCTGGTGCGGTAGAAAGAGTTTTTGAAATAGCTCCTGCATGGAGAGCAGAAGAGTCAGATACTCCTTATCACCTATCCGAATTCGTTAGCATGGACGTAGAGATGGCATTCTCCAGTTACAAAGATGTAATGGAGACATTGGAAGAGATAATAAAGAACATGATAACTAAAGTTAGGGAAGAATGTGGAGACGAGTTAAAAATACTCAATTACGAATTGCCAGAGATCAAGTTACCGCTACGTAGGATAACTTATATAGAAGCTTTAGAAATTCTGAAAAATAAAGGTTTAAATATTAAATTTGGAGATGACATAGGAACCCCGGAGTTAAGGGTAATTAATGAGGAAATAAAAGAAGACTTATACTTCATCACAGACTGGCCTACGTTAAGTAGACCTTTCTACACAAAAGCTAGAGATGATAACAAAGACTTGAGTGAGAGTTTTGACCTAATATTTAGATTTCTTGAGATTGTATCAGGTAGCACTAGAAATTACAGAAGAGAAGTACTTGAAAGTGCTCTAAAGGCAAGAGGCCTTAATCCTTCAAGTTTTGAATTCTTCCTTAGATGGTTCGATTATGGTATGCCTCCCCACGCAGGTTTTGGAATGGGACTGTCCAGAGTTATGTTAATGCTAACTGGACTGCAGAATGTTAAGGAAATCGTTCCGTTTCCAAGAGATAAGAAGAGGCTAGTCCCTTAGAGCTAAGTAAAAAGTAATGGATTAAAATGAGAAATTTCCCTCAAGAAAATAGTTGCGTAAGACCCCCTTGGTAGAGAGAAATTTACTGTTATTTTTCCTTTTTCCTTATTCCTATAAGACGAAAGATTACTAACCCTCATAAAAGCTCTTCTACGAATCTCACGCACCTTTACTCCGAAAATCTCTGATAAAAATCCTTTATCTATTCCTTCCTCAATATAAATCTCTTTACATATATCATCGCATCCACTAAAATAAGTTGGTAAAGTGATCTCATAATTTACATCTCTTATGTTCTCAAATGTCCTAGACAGATATTTATTGAAAATATAGCTCTGAAAGGCGTCAACGTATATTTCTATCGGTAAAGGCGTCATTCGTAGGGCTTCATAGAAACTGTTTGTATTCAAGAAGTTCTTAAATAAGGCTTTTTCATAGAACATGGAAGAGGGTATTTCATTAATTGTTACTCCATTTCCGTTCATTATACCTTCTCTTATTTCTCTATTTCTTTCATATTCATGAATAAAAGGCATGCCTAAAATCCATATAAATGCTTTCTCCCATTCTCTTCTAAGAAGGTATCTTCCTATAACGTGGGAAACAGGTCTTCTACTGCCGAATCTCTGATATCCGACGAAGTTTGGCAAAAAGGGATTTCTAGCTATCTCGTTAAGCCTATTCTCTATTTCTTCGTCGTCTTTTGTCGCTAAGGTAATAGAAAAATGATTTCCCGTATGATTTAACTTTCTATCTACTGTTCCTATAAATTCCAGATTAAAGGAGCCATCCTCTGACGAGTAAAAAGAAGGTATGTTTTTGCTTTTAGACGAGGCTAGATCTATGTAGACTACTTGAGTTGTGATGGCATTAGCGTCCTTAATGCCTATGAATTTAAAGCTTAGTTTAAACTTAGAATTGATTTCTCTTATGACCGAAAAGTGATCTCTCTTCTTCTTATTAAGAAGAAAAATAGCGTATCGACCATTTTTGTCATTAGGCTTCCATCTAGAACATAATTGGTTGCATATTTCCTCTTCTACGATGAAACCATCAGGTCTAGGAATAGAAATTTCTACACTATTCCAATTATAATAGTACTTTTCCATACCTAAGGCTATATCAAGGAGTGTAGGCATCAAAGTAATTTCAAGTCACCAGTTATCTTATCAATCAGGTGATCAGGGCCCGGTCCTATCCCTCCGCACGTGAGGGTACCGGGATTTATTTGTGTTCGACCTGCATCATGAATTAAAGTTGTAGGTAACCCCTCCTGTCTAGCTCTATTTATCCTCTGAGTTAGCTCTTCTTCGGAGTTTACCTTGACTACTATTTTAGGCTGACCTTCATCTAACCATTCCTTAAGCCAATCTGAAAATGGTACCTTTTCATGTTGTGCTATTTCCAAGACTAAGGATACTGCTGCATGAGCTACTTGACTTGCAATCTTTCCCTTTCCCATCTGTAAATCGTTTCTAACGATTATAACCATCTTCATATTAGTCGAACGACAGAGTAAACATAAATATGCTTATTATTAATTTACCTGAGGACTGTAGGATATGTCTTCGATAAAATTAAGCATCAGAGATGAGGTTGAACCGTTAGTATGTTCTAGCTGTGGAAAGTTACTTCATCCAAAGGAAAGAGGTGTAGAGTTCACTTGTCCTAATTGCGGTGAAGTGACAATAATAAGAGATTATCTTTGTAGAGAGCAAGTGGTAGAATATACTTGTCCTAAATGTGGATTTAAGGGACCATAAGGTGATAAGAATGACCGAGCTTTTAATAGTTTTAAAGGTGTTCCCTGAAGGCGACGAAGTTAGCTTAGATAAGATATACAACGAAATTGCATCTAAGCTGCCAGAAGGCTATAAAATAGTTAAAAAAGAAACCGAACCAATAGCATACGGACTAAACTCCTTAGTTCTTTACGTTCAAATGCCGGAACAAACTGAAGGTGGAACGGATCTTCTAGAAGAGACTGCAAATTCCGTAGAGGGAGTAAGCCACGCTGAAGTCGTTGGAATGACGAGACTAGGGTTCTAAATAAATCTTTTGATACACAAGTTCTTATTACCTTCGAAGCCACTATATTTCTTGGAGATCAAGTTTGAGTGCCAGCGAAGAGCAAAGGCCCCCAAGGAGGGAGCTAGTTCTCAAAGTTGTAGAAGCTAGACAAAAGGACGTTGGAAGAGGAAAAGTAAGAATAGATATTGAATTACTTTCTCAAATTGACGTTCAACCAGGTGACGTAGTTGAAATCGAGGGAACAAGAAAAACTGCGGCCATAGCATGGCATCTAAGCCAAGATGACATAACCGGAGAAAGAGATATAATAAGAATGGATGGAATTACTAGAAAGAATTCTGGTGTTTCTATAGGAGACAAGGTAGTAGTAAGGAAAGCTTTCGTAAAGCAGGCATCTATGGTAAAACTAGCTCCCTCTAATTTCTCTATAAGTGTAGATCCTGGTTTCGTAAGTTACGTAAAGAAGAGGCTTAAAGAGTTCCCCCTAGTGGAAGGAGATACGGTCCTTATACCCGTGCTAGGTCAAGCTATTCCATTTACCGTAGTACAAGTTAAACCTGCAGGAATAGTAATTGTGAACGACGAAACAATAATAAATATATCTGACAAGCCAGTAGAACAAACCAAGTATCCTCGTGTAACATATGAAGATATAGGAGGACTAAGAGACATAATAGAAAAGGTGAGGGAACTAGTAGAGCTCCCTCTAAGACATCCTGAGCTTTTTAAGAGATTAGGAATTGAGCCTCCAAAGGGTATATTGCTTTACGGTCCGCCAGGAGTCGGAAAAACGTTACTAGCAAAAGCCATAGCTAACGAAACAGATGCCTATTTCACATCCATAAATGGACCTGAGATTATGAGCAAATTCTATGGAGAAAGCGAGCAAAGACTTAGAGAAATATTTGAGGATGCAAAGAAGCACGCTCCAGCAATAATATTCGTGGACGAAATAGATGCAATAGCTCCTAAGAGAGACGAAGTTATAGGAGAAGTCGAAAGGAGAGTTGTAGCTCAGCTATTAACATTAATGGACGGGCTTGAAAACAGAGGAAACGTAATAGTTATTGCGGCAACTAATAGACCAAACGCGGTAGATCCAGCTTTAAGAAGGCCTGGGAGATTCGATCGTGAAATCGAGATTCCTCTACCTGATAAGACAGGCAGGATGGAGATATTCCAAATTCACACTAGAAACATGCCTCTTGCCGATGATGTAAGCTTAGAAAAGCTTAGCGATATGACCCATGGATATACGGGTGCGGATCTTGCATCTTTAGTTAGAGAAGCTGCAATGTATGCTCTAAGAAGATATTTACCAAAGATAGATCTAAATCAGGATAAGATACCTGCAGAAGTACTTGATTCTATGAGGGTTACAATGGACGATTTTATGAAGGCATTCAAAGAGATAGTTCCAAGCGGACTAAGAGAAATATACATAGAAATACCAGAAGTTAAGTGGACAGACGTAGGAGGTCATGAAGAGCTGAAGGACGAACTAAGGGAAGTAGTAGAATATCCTCTAAAATACCCAGAAGTATACGAAAAGGCTGGAATTGACCCAGCTAAGGGTATACTATTATTTGGGCCTCCAGGAACTGGAAAGACGATGTTAGCTAAAGCTGTAGCTACTGAAAGCGGAGCTAATTTCATTGCTGTAAGAGGACCAGAGGTATTATCTAAATGGGTAGGAGAGAGCGAAAAGGCAATTAGGGAAATATTTAGGAAAGCTAGGATGTATGCTCCCGCAGTGATATTCTTCGATGAAATAGATGCTCTAGCTCCTATGAGAGGAGCGTCGTACGATAGCGGAGTAACAGAAAGGTTAGTAAACCAGCTTTTGGCCGAGATGGACGGAGTAGAAAAGTTAGAAAACGTAATAATAATTGCGGCAACTAATAGACCAGACATACTAGATCCTGCACTATTAAGACCAGGTAGGTTTGAGAAATTACTATATGTACCTCCACCAGATGTAACATCGAGAAAAGACATATTAAAGGTGCATACTAGAGGCATCCCTCTTAGTGCTGATACGGACCTAGAAGAAATAGCTAACAGAACAGAAGGATATACTGGAGCTGACATTGCAGCTCTAGTCAGGGAAGCTGCAATGAGAGCAGTTAGAGAATCTATGAGAGTATGTATAGATGCAGCTACAGAGAAGTGCGGACAGAACCAAGACTGCAAAGACAAAGAAGTCAAGGAATGCATGAAGAATAAGGTTGAAGTAAGACCTAAACACTTTGCAGAGGCTATGGTGAAGATAAAACCATCTGTGACACAAGATATGATACAATTCTATCAGAACTGGCTAGAGAAAGCAAGACAGCAGCTACCTAAGGCTATAGTAAAGCCAAGTACCTTCACGTGATACTATGTGGAGGGAAGTTCCTATTGCTTACGTTATAATGGAAAAAGTTAGGAGGTTAAATGCCCCAATTGTTGAAGATGACCTATATAAGGAAGTTAAAAATAGCGTAAAATATGAGGTACCTTATAAGGATTTTCTAAAGGCTTTAATGAGCCTTGAAATTAGGGGAATGATATCAGTATCATTAATAAAAGAAGATACAAGAATGATAACTTACTTGGGTGACTTCGAATCGGAGTAGATCTTTCAGATATAGTAGAGGATTGTTCCAAAGAAATAAGTCTAAATAATATTAAGGGAAAAAAAGTAGCTATTGATGCTTACAATGCTATTTATCAGTTTCTTGCAGCAATAAGACAAGCAGATGGGACACCCTTAATGGATAAACAAGGCAGATCCACAAGTCATTTAAGCGGTATTTTCTATAGAACTATAAATCTAGTAGAAAACGGAATAATACCAATATATGTGTTTGATGGTAAACCTCCCGAAGAAAAGACACAGGAAATTCAACGTAGAATAAAGATAAAAGAGGAGGCTGAAGAAAAATACAACCAAGCCAAGGAACAAGGAGAAATTAAATCTATGAAGAAATATGCTCAAATGTCTTCTAGGCTTACTAACAACATAGCGACGGAAAGCAAGGAACTCTTAATTAACATGGGAATACCTATAGTTAATGCTCCCTCTGAGGGTGAGGCCGAGGCAGCCTACCTTTCTCAAAAAGATTATGCTTGGGCTTCAGCTAGTCAGGACTACGATTCACTACTCTTCGGTGCAAGGAGACTTATACGTAATTTAACCATGACAGGAAAAAGAAAGCTCCCAAATAAAGATCAGTATGTAGATATAGTTCCAGAAATCATTGAGTTCGATTCGCTTCTACATAAACTAGGAATAACAAGAGAACAATTAATAGATATAGGAATATTAATCGGTACTGATTATAATCCTGAGGGGATTAAGGGAATTGGACCTAAGACTGCACTAAAAATAATAAAGAAGTACGGAGATATTGAAAAAGCCATAGGAAAAGAAATCGATGAAAAAGAGATATTATTTGACTATAAACAAATAAGACAGCTTTTCCTCAATCCAAAAGTTATAGACCCTAAAACTAGTTTAGAATTAAAAGAACCAGATGAGGAGAAAATAAAAAGAATATTAATTGACTGCCATGATTTCAGTGAAGAGAGAGTAGTTAACGCCGTAGGAAGGCTTCAAAAGGCAATAAAAAGCAGTAAAAACTTAGAAAGACAAACTGGACTGGATCGTTGGTTTTAATTTAACATTTAAAACAAATCAAGTCTTACTTTAACTAATGTGTGGGTTCTTTCCCATCTTCCTTAGAAGTTACAAGATAGACGTTGTAGTTATAGGTGGAGGGACTGTTGGTACAATTAGAGCAAAGGAGTTACTTAAGGCTGGATTCAAGGTCAAGGTTATAAGCAAGGATTTTTCAACCGAGCTTAAGGAGTTAGAGAAGTCATATCAAACATTATTTCTTTTCAAAAAAGAGATAAATATCAATACTAAATTAGAATTAAAAGAATTAATAAGAGACACGAATCTGGTAATTAGCGCAACAGGAAATCCAGCTTTAAACAAAGATATATGTGAACTTGCTAGGGAGATGGGGAAGCTTTGTAACGATCCAAGCAATATGGAAAACTCCGATTTTATTATCCCAATTTCGATGGTAAATAATGATTTTGGAGTTGCAGTAACAACTTTTGGAATTTCGAGTATAGTGTCGAAAGAGATACTTAACAGGATAAACAGTGATATACTCGCTTCAAAAGAAATAATAAATCTATTACATGCTATGGCTGAAATTAAAGTTTTCTTAAAGGAAAACGTAAAAGACCCGAAAAGGAGGTATCACTTATATCATGAAATTTTTGATGATAGGGAGTTTAACCTTAGGGCTAAAGAAGGCGATATCAAAAATGCTCTTGAAAGAGCTAAAGAAATAGTAGGTGACGAGAATTGATTAGTAAAAATAGGTTTATAAATGAGATAAACGAAAGTTTTTCTGCATTAATTTTCACGTACAAAAACGTTGGTATGGACACACTTCATTATTATTACCTAGATGAGTCAGAACTGAGAAGAATTCAGGACGTTATACGATCTGGGGTTTTCTTACTTCAAACTTGTAATAGGGTGGAATTATATATACATGGAGATAAAGCTAGAGATAAAGCCAAGATTTTGCTTAAATACATTGGAGACCTGCACCATGGGAAGTTAAAGCTCAATGATACAGTTATAAGGGAAGGTATAGAAGCTATCAAGCATCTTTTTTATGTTGCCAGTGGAGTTGATTCTATTGCTGTAGGAGAATATGAAATATTAAATCAAATAAAATGCGCAATAGCGTCAGCAAAGAAGATAGGTACTACAGACAGATATCTCGAAAAATTGGTTGACAGATCCCTGAAAGTAGGGAGAGTTGCAAGAACAAAAACTAACATATCAAAAGGAAAGGTTGGTATTTATTCTCTAGCATTAGAAAAAATAAAGGAGGTAGTAGAGAATATAAATAGTGTAGAAATTCTAATACTTGGGGCTGGGGAGATTGGCTCAAAGATGTCAGAACTACTATATAAAGAAGGCGTAAAGAACGTGACAATTATGAATAGAACAGAAAGTAAGGCTGTAGAGTTGGCTCAAAAATACGGATATAAAGGAATAAAATTGGACTTGTCTAAAATTAAGGATTATGATGTAGCAATATCTGCTATTTCAGGCATTAGAGAAAAAATTGAATTAACCGATAACAAGCCCAAGGTTGTGGTAGATCTTTCTGTACCTCCTTTATTCGCTGGAAATAACGTTTTAACGCTTACCGATTTACAGGACTTTTCTACGATGAACATGGCTAATAGATTAGAAGAACTCCCCAAAATAGACAAGATAGTAGATGAAGGTGTAAATGAGTTTATAGAAGATTATATGAAAGAAATTCAAAACGAAATTATCTCCAAGATGCTAAACAACGTAGAAAAAATAAGGGAAGAGGAGGTAAACAAGGCTAAAAAGGAATTAATGAAAAGAGGAATAGAACTAAATACAGATATAGAAGAAATACTTGACATAATGTCGAAATCTATAATAAACAAAGGATTAGAGCCAGTTATATCAGGAACCAAAAAGATGATAGAAAACGATGAAAGAAATTACATTAACTTCCTAATTACTCTATTTAATTATGGCCACATTTCCGACATTAAGACCAAGGAGATTAAGAAGCAAGAAACTACTGAGGGATCTGGTAGCTGAATCCCAAATAAGAAAAGATGGTTTAATTTTGCCCATTTTCATAAAAGATGGCATCGATAATCCAGAAGAAATAAAAACAATGCCTGAAGTGTATAGATATCCAGTGAATGACAAATTAATAAATTATATTGAAGAATCGCTCAAGAATGGAATAAATAAATTTATATTATTTGGGGTTCCGAAAATTAAAGATGATCTAGCTACATCTGCAATGGATAGTGATGGCATTATTCAAAAAACATTGAAATTAATAAAAAACACATTTGGCGGCAAGGTACTTTTGATTACTGATGAATGTACAGATGAATATACGTCTCATGGACATTGCGGAATAGTTACCATTAATGGTTCCTCCTATAAGGTAGATAATGATGAAAGCATAAAGTTGCATGCTAAAATTGCCCTAAGCCAAGCTAAGGCTGGGGCAGACGTTATAGCACCATCTAGTATGATGGACGGCGTTGTAGGAGAAATTAGGAAAACTTTAGATGAAAATGGATTCCAGGATGTTCCCATAATGGCGTACAGCTCTAAATATGCATCCACTTTTTATGGACCTTTTAGAGAAGCTGCATATTCTAAGCCAGCTTTTGGAGATCGTAGAGGCTACCAAATGGATCCACGTAATTTGGAGGAAGGAGTTAGAGAAGTATATTTAGACATCGAAGAAGGAGCAGATATAGTTATGGTTAAACCTGCACATACTTATTTAGATGTAATCACAAGAGTAAAGCAAAGTTTTCCTTGTTATCCTTTGGCCGCATATCATGTAAGCGGAGAGTATAGTATGCTAAAAGCTGCAGCAATAAATGGATGGATAGATGAGAAAAGAGCAGTGCTGGAAGTAACAAACGCCATATTTAGGGCTGGAGCTGACATAGTGATAACGTACTACGCAAATAAGATAATAGAATGGTTAAATGAAGGTGATCCATTTTGAGCATTAATCTTTGGAAGGAAGCCCAACAACTTTTTGCTGGTGGAGTTAATAGCCCAGTTAGGGCTTTAGTAAAACCTTATCCGTTCTATACTTCTAAGGGCGAAGGGCCATTTCTGATTACAGAGGACGGTAAAAAAATAGTAGACTATGTCCTAGGATACGGACCTTTGATTTTAGGTCATTCCCCTGAAAAGGTAAGGAATAAAATAATGGAACAGGTCCAAAAAGGGTGGCTATATGGTACTCCGTCTAGAATAGAAGTTGAACTGGCTAAGAAAATTATATTTCACATTCCATCAGCCCAAAAGATAAGGTTTGTAAACAGTGGAACTGAGGCAACTATGAACGCAATAAGACTAGTAAGAGGTTTCACTGGTAGGGAGAAAATAATTAAGTTTAACGGAAACTATCATGGTGCCCATGACTATGGATTAATAGAAGCTGGAAGTGCAGTATCAGAGTATGGAATAACAATATCAAAAGGCATACCAAAGGACATAGTAAAAACCGTCCTATTATGCGAATACAATGACCTCACTTGTGTGGAAAAGTATCTCAAGGAGGAGAACGTAGCTGGAGTTATAATGGAACCAGTGATGGGAAATTATGGCGTTATACCGCCTAAAACTGACTTTATCAAGGGAATTAGAGAACTAACTTCGGCGTTTGGAACATTACTTATTTTCGATGAAGTTATTACCGGTTTCAGACTTGGACTGAGCGGAGCTCAGGGCATGTTTGGAGTTGTCCCTGATGTTACAACTTTAGGTAAAATAATTGGTGGTGGACTTCCTATAGGAGCTATTGCGGGAAGAAGGGAAATAATGGATTCAATAACTCCTGCAGGAGAGGTGTTCAATGCGGGTACATTTAATGCTAATCCACTCTCTATGGCTGCTGGATTGGCAACTATTGAAGAGCTAGAGCATACTAATGCTTACGAAATATCAAATGAAGCCGCTAAAGTGATCTCACAAGAAGTGGATCAAATGATGAAGATCGATCATGTCACACATAGAGTAGGAAGTATGATGCAGTTCTTTCTGGGAGTCAAGGAAGTAAAAAACGCCACTGAAGCTAAAAAGGCTAATAAATCCCTATACCTCAACCTACACGAACAATTGCTGAAAGAAGGAGTATTTATACCGCCAAGTCAGCTGGAGACGATTTTCACATCAGCATCACATAGTCAGAATGTCATTAATTTCACTATAGATAAATTTAGAAAAGTATTGAGAGAGATAAAAAATGATAAAGGTAGCAGCTAGAGGTAGTAAACTTAGTAAAGCACAAGCGGATTTAGTTATAGATTATCTAAAAAGATTAGGATATGATGTAAGTTTCATTGAAGTTAAAACAAGAGGAGACATTAACTATTCTTCTGAAATAGGTAAAATAGGTAAGGGAATATTCGAAAAAGAAGTTAACGAGATGGTACTTAAAGGCGAGGCTGACCTTGCAGTTCATAGTATGAAAGATATAGAAACAACCCTGGATGAGAAGCTCGAAGTTATTGCTACTTTACCTAGAGGATCTCCCTTTGATATTGTAATTAGCAGAAATAACAAATCCATCTATAGCGCTGATGAAGGCATAGTAGGAAGTAGTAGCGTTAGAAGGCAAAAGTTTACACATTTCATAAATCCAAATCTGCAGATATCTAGCCTAAGAGGAAATTTAGACACTAGAATATCTAAGTTGTTCAATGGAAGTTACGATTTCATTATAGTCGCTGAGGCTGGCATAGAAAGGTTAAAACTTAACGTAAAATATGAAAGATTAAATCCAGTTGATCTAACTCCTGCAGCTAATCAAGGGATAATAGCAGTTGTTGCCAGAAAGGATAACAAAGAAATTAAGAAAGTGTTAGAAAATTTTAATTCTGAAGATTCTAGAATGGAATCAATAGCTGAAAGGGAGGTTGGAAATATCTTAGGTGCTGGATGCAATTCTCCACTCGGAGTATTCTTTAGACATATAGATAATAAATTAGAAGGAATAGCTACAATATATACCAATAAATCTAAATTTACTGCAACAATAGTTGCGGGGGATGATCCTAAAAAGGCCGGTGATGAACTTGCAAGAAGACTCAAAGAGATATCAAAAGAGGAGGGTAATTTCCTTTAGACCTGAGGGAAAATCGCTCGGAGAAGTTGAAGGATTTCATATTATCAACATACCTATAGAGAGAACGTTGTGCGTAAATGTTGGACCTATAGACGTAAAACAATTCGAAGCTATTGTGTTTATGAGCGAAAAATCAGTAGAGTGTTTCACTGT
It includes:
- the aspS gene encoding aspartate--tRNA(Asn) ligase; translation: MYRTHFVRDITPDLDNQEVGLAGWVLNVRDLGGKKFILLRDKTGIGQVVLSKDSPSFGLANELTQESVISVKGRVKADKRAPKGVEIHASEVILISKAKTPLPLDVTGKVKADIDTRLRERLLDLRREEMQAVIKIQSTAVRAFREALYKKGFYEIFTPKLIATGTEGGAQLFTVIYFGKEAFLAQSPQLYKELMAGAVERVFEIAPAWRAEESDTPYHLSEFVSMDVEMAFSSYKDVMETLEEIIKNMITKVREECGDELKILNYELPEIKLPLRRITYIEALEILKNKGLNIKFGDDIGTPELRVINEEIKEDLYFITDWPTLSRPFYTKARDDNKDLSESFDLIFRFLEIVSGSTRNYRREVLESALKARGLNPSSFEFFLRWFDYGMPPHAGFGMGLSRVMLMLTGLQNVKEIVPFPRDKKRLVP
- a CDS encoding NAD(P)-dependent oxidoreductase, producing the protein MCGFFPIFLRSYKIDVVVIGGGTVGTIRAKELLKAGFKVKVISKDFSTELKELEKSYQTLFLFKKEININTKLELKELIRDTNLVISATGNPALNKDICELAREMGKLCNDPSNMENSDFIIPISMVNNDFGVAVTTFGISSIVSKEILNRINSDILASKEIINLLHAMAEIKVFLKENVKDPKRRYHLYHEIFDDREFNLRAKEGDIKNALERAKEIVGDEN
- a CDS encoding elongation factor 1-beta, yielding MTELLIVLKVFPEGDEVSLDKIYNEIASKLPEGYKIVKKETEPIAYGLNSLVLYVQMPEQTEGGTDLLEETANSVEGVSHAEVVGMTRLGF
- a CDS encoding zinc finger domain-containing protein, translating into MSSIKLSIRDEVEPLVCSSCGKLLHPKERGVEFTCPNCGEVTIIRDYLCREQVVEYTCPKCGFKGP
- the truD gene encoding tRNA pseudouridine(13) synthase TruD — protein: MPTLLDIALGMEKYYYNWNSVEISIPRPDGFIVEEEICNQLCSRWKPNDKNGRYAIFLLNKKKRDHFSVIREINSKFKLSFKFIGIKDANAITTQVVYIDLASSKSKNIPSFYSSEDGSFNLEFIGTVDRKLNHTGNHFSITLATKDDEEIENRLNEIARNPFLPNFVGYQRFGSRRPVSHVIGRYLLRREWEKAFIWILGMPFIHEYERNREIREGIMNGNGVTINEIPSSMFYEKALFKNFLNTNSFYEALRMTPLPIEIYVDAFQSYIFNKYLSRTFENIRDVNYEITLPTYFSGCDDICKEIYIEEGIDKGFLSEIFGVKVREIRRRAFMRVSNLSSYRNKEKGKITVNFSLPRGSYATIFLREISHFNPLLFT
- a CDS encoding CDC48 family AAA ATPase — protein: MSASEEQRPPRRELVLKVVEARQKDVGRGKVRIDIELLSQIDVQPGDVVEIEGTRKTAAIAWHLSQDDITGERDIIRMDGITRKNSGVSIGDKVVVRKAFVKQASMVKLAPSNFSISVDPGFVSYVKKRLKEFPLVEGDTVLIPVLGQAIPFTVVQVKPAGIVIVNDETIINISDKPVEQTKYPRVTYEDIGGLRDIIEKVRELVELPLRHPELFKRLGIEPPKGILLYGPPGVGKTLLAKAIANETDAYFTSINGPEIMSKFYGESEQRLREIFEDAKKHAPAIIFVDEIDAIAPKRDEVIGEVERRVVAQLLTLMDGLENRGNVIVIAATNRPNAVDPALRRPGRFDREIEIPLPDKTGRMEIFQIHTRNMPLADDVSLEKLSDMTHGYTGADLASLVREAAMYALRRYLPKIDLNQDKIPAEVLDSMRVTMDDFMKAFKEIVPSGLREIYIEIPEVKWTDVGGHEELKDELREVVEYPLKYPEVYEKAGIDPAKGILLFGPPGTGKTMLAKAVATESGANFIAVRGPEVLSKWVGESEKAIREIFRKARMYAPAVIFFDEIDALAPMRGASYDSGVTERLVNQLLAEMDGVEKLENVIIIAATNRPDILDPALLRPGRFEKLLYVPPPDVTSRKDILKVHTRGIPLSADTDLEEIANRTEGYTGADIAALVREAAMRAVRESMRVCIDAATEKCGQNQDCKDKEVKECMKNKVEVRPKHFAEAMVKIKPSVTQDMIQFYQNWLEKARQQLPKAIVKPSTFT
- a CDS encoding transcription elongation factor NusA, producing the protein MRMKIPLDYVCVRSGLFCDRCQSLVDEGKVDDFDIEVIKILLDLEETQFKELKDSTYDKAIKLNHLVILLVNSGPTMTQQKWIKVAKILQDKLRVKVRVLEKTNSIKNSAMQLLSPARVLGVNTVWLPDGSVQYVIRVSKTERRMLPAEAGLLESALSKIHSTAVRIRVE
- the pth2 gene encoding peptidyl-tRNA hydrolase Pth2, with amino-acid sequence MKMVIIVRNDLQMGKGKIASQVAHAAVSLVLEIAQHEKVPFSDWLKEWLDEGQPKIVVKVNSEEELTQRINRARQEGLPTTLIHDAGRTQINPGTLTCGGIGPGPDHLIDKITGDLKLL
- the fen gene encoding flap endonuclease-1 translates to MGVDLSDIVEDCSKEISLNNIKGKKVAIDAYNAIYQFLAAIRQADGTPLMDKQGRSTSHLSGIFYRTINLVENGIIPIYVFDGKPPEEKTQEIQRRIKIKEEAEEKYNQAKEQGEIKSMKKYAQMSSRLTNNIATESKELLINMGIPIVNAPSEGEAEAAYLSQKDYAWASASQDYDSLLFGARRLIRNLTMTGKRKLPNKDQYVDIVPEIIEFDSLLHKLGITREQLIDIGILIGTDYNPEGIKGIGPKTALKIIKKYGDIEKAIGKEIDEKEILFDYKQIRQLFLNPKVIDPKTSLELKEPDEEKIKRILIDCHDFSEERVVNAVGRLQKAIKSSKNLERQTGLDRWF